The following DNA comes from Osmerus eperlanus chromosome 5, fOsmEpe2.1, whole genome shotgun sequence.
GTGCAgttgaaggcagagagagataagtCCAGGATGGAGATGAAagacctgcagcagcagctgtctGAGATGCACGACGAGCTGGACCAAGCCAAGAAGTCCGAGGCTGACAGGATCGAAGACGAAGTTCTTCTGAAGGTTAAACAGGTTTACTCATCAAAACACGCGTGTGAACCGTTCGCAGTGTGTTCGGAGCCCATTTTTGTCACTGATCGACCTGAGTTTGTTATTTCTTTGAACGCTGCTCTTTGGTAGGACATGGCACAGCTGCGTTTGGAGTTCCAGGAGGTCctgcaggagcaggaggagcaggaggaggtgctacgctggagggagagggagctgaCCGCCCTCAAGGGGGctctgaaggaggaggtggaaacgCATGACAAGGACATGGTTTCTCTGAGGGCGGAGTATGAGAAAGAGTTCCAGGAGCTCCGCCTGCTCGTGGAGAAAGTCAAAGAGGTAACCGTAGCCGGCTAGACATCTCACTTCCATAACGAGCTAAGAGGCTAATTTAGCCTCTCCTTATCAGAGTAACTGCCTGCTGGGCCGGGAGAAGGCtcgggtggtggaggagagcggaGCAGCCCAAGAGCAGGTGATGGAGATGACCCAGGAGAGGGAGCAGCTGAGAGGACAGGTACAGgacctggagagggaggtggaccaCCTCAATCACATGATCCAGGAGTCCAGAGCCCTGGAGAACCAGCTGGAGGAAAGGTCCAACCAGCTGAgggtgagatgggggggggatggaggccaTGGTAGAAGGCTTGGCATGTGAAAAAGTTGTTCAATGTTACAAGACGGGTGCTTCTAAATAGAGGGGGCTCTTTTGTTGTCCTTCCGCAGAAGGAGAAACGGCACGTTGAGGAAACGTTGATgcaagtgagagaaaaagaggaagagctGTGTCAGGCTAACCACGCCCTGGCCGTACGACTCGAGTATATCCAGGTAAGACCAGGGATGTGGGGCatacagtcctctctctctcttccctacaTTTCATATAAGTATTCACTGTCCATCCCAATAAAGCAGGCCTCAATTCATCTTCATGGGTTTCTATAGAGGTTTGGGAATTGATCAGCCTCATTGAACACATGTTCAACGTTCTGTCCCTCATCCTCATTCATGGTCAGAGTGAGTTTACCCAACTCAACCATGAACACAGAGACACGAAGGAGaagctgaaggaggagaagaggcagaCGGAGGAcctgaggaggaggcagagcggcctggaggaggagaggcagctgCAGGACAGATGCGTGGAACAGCTGCAGAAACAGGTTAGTGGAATGGGtggtgggtggagaggggacCAGAGCCAAGTCACCGAGGGCAACAATTTCTTTCAGGATGAAGGTGTGGTTGGATGATCTAGTATTGATGTACGGCCCCTTATGGCCGCTTTTACATTCCTGTTAAAACTGTGGAATCTAGATGATGACATCAGACAGCAAACATActtgtgttccccccccccccccctctctacctgtgTGATGTGCGTCTGGTCAGATGAGTGACCTGGTAGTACAGTGTGAGACATCCACAGACAGGCTACAGGCCCAGATCGATGAGGCCAGGGAGACGAGCTTCAGGGAGCTGGCAGCGCTGCAGAAACAGCTACAGGAAAAGGGAGTGGAACTGGAGAAATCCCGACAGTCGGCCAACAAACTGCAGGAAGAGGTGTGGTCGCTATTCTCCCTCTTTAGTACACGTTACACCCTATGTTATGATTAGCAGAGAAACTGTTTCAACGTAAAATGGTTTATACATTTTTTGTTTGGTTTTAATGTAATTTTCTGAGACTACAGGTGTTTGTTTTATGCTGTTTGTGAGCCCCTAACAGGAAAATGTTTTTTATCAAAATATATTAGTTTTTAATTCAAAATGAGGTAGTAATGTCTCACTGAACTCAAAGTTTTATTTGATTCACTTGGGATTGATAAATGAGAGATATTTGTTGTCAATGTGGACAAtcccatgtatgtgtgtgtgtgtgttcagctgtgCACCCTGGAGGAGGACCTGAAGCGGTGTCGGAGGGATCGGGACACCGCCCAGGAGACGAGCAGACAGTTGGgccggagggtggaggaggtggaggagaggggcacaGCTGCCCAGGACGAGCAGGCCAAACAGGTCAAAGTCCTGGAGGTATGTACTGTGTGCACAACTACAAGTCACCAAATACATCCAAGATCaggaaaatacatattttcCAATGGATGTCATTCAGTGTGTCTGTTAATCACAGATGTGACATTTACAAACATCTCCTACACACCCTGAGGGGGTCAGTCATTTTTCAGATTTGGTTCATTGTAGAATCGTTCCATTTCTCAGGGTGTTTACCTTTCACCTCTGTTTCTACCTGCATGCACTGAATGTTATAAGGGTAGCAGAAAGAGTAGTGGTTGCAGAATCTCAATGACACCTTAGTGTTGTTAGCGTGGCTGATGACAAAACACCAGACAGGGAACATGGTCGACTCTTTGCAAGGTCACAGGGAAGCAGGTGGGTCACGTTGCAGCTGACTACAgagtggacctgtgtgtgtgtgtgtgtgtgtgtgagtgtgtgtgtgagtgtgtgtgtgtgtgtgtgtgtgtgtgtgtgagtgtgtgtactcaAATATCAGACTTTTTCTCATCAAACGTGTCACTTCTACCATGTTCCCAAATATTGCAGTCTTCCGTCAAATCAATAATAGGAGGAGCGGGAGTTCCGTGCAGTACAGTTAGATTGTGTGTGTCGTGTTTCCTGTCCAGGGGAGGATctcccagctggaggaggacctgAGTGAGGAACGCACCACCGCAGACCTCCTGATGAACAGAGTGGACAAGGGCAAAGAGCAGGCTGGTTTagatccctcacacacaaacagcatcaTCTTTAGCTCTCATTTGACGTTTTTTTCTTCACTCACGCCATGTAGACGTCTCCTTCAGCTTCGGGGAATGAGCCGTGAGTTTCCTGGTAAACAGATGGAGCTCCGCCCACACTCCCATGTCCCCTCGTAAGCTGAGAGCAGCTGACCGAGACGCAGATTGTGGAACTCAGGGAGGGTTTTTGTTTCTAGTGAGAGCACTCTCCCATAACTCTCCTCTTCACCGCCCCCCAAACCCCCTTTCTCAGACGGAATGTGTATGTGAAATGCTGAATGCTTCTGTGAGATTCGTCCGTGTTCTCTATGCAGCTTGCTGGTAAAGTAGGCCAGTGTGTATGCGAGCAGATTGTTGCTAATTGCCACACAATATTACATTGTTTTGGCTACCATAAATAGAAAAGAAAACGAGCAGACTATTCGGGGCAGCTATTCAGACTCTGTCGACTAACCACCTCTAGGAATTGGCCTCAGCTCATCCAGTACAGAGTAGAGTCTGTATTCTGCCCACAGTCTAGAAGTTAGACCAGACACCATTTCCTCTGTCCAGGAAACCTCACCACTTGAACAATGCTTTTCGTAACATCACTCAGTTGTAAACCTGACAAGGTCAATGTAAAGGGGTGTTCGATTGTCTCCTGACTTGGTTGTTGCTTTTCTGTCACAGCTGGAGAAGATGAGGAGTGAGTTgctgcaggagagagcagccagaCAGGATCTGGAGTGTAATAAGATCACCCTGGAGAGACAGGTACAGTGCTGTTAACACCTGCTGGCCACAACAGAAACGTGATTAATTTCCTGTTTCCACCAAGCCCGTTTCCTGTTTCCACCAAGCCTGTTTCCATAGCGACTGCAATGTGTTCTCCCGCCTCCACAGAATAAAGACCTGAAGGGCCGAGTCTCTTACCTGGAGGGTTCCCAGAAGGCCAACCAGGACGGCCTGGTCTCTAAGCTGGTGGCCCGTGTCCAGGAGCTGGAAGAGAagctgcagggagaggagaggtgaagccACGGCACAAATATAAGTCTTCAGCACACTGCAGACATGAGGCAGTGCACAAACATGCAGAAAGCACCTATAAGGCAGTGTAATGAACTACGGTAATGCGTGTTGGTTGTATGAGATAAGTCAggttggagtcaggtggctgagcggttagggagtcgggctagtaatctgaaggttgccagttcgattcccggccgtgccaaatgacgttgtgtccttgggcaaggcacttcaccctacttgcctcgggggaatgtccctgtacttactgtaagttgctctggataagagcgtctgctaaatgactaaatgtaaatgtaagtcgaTTCGTAAAAGTAGTTTACTGTCTCCTTGGGTTGCTTGTTAGCATGTCATAATgtcctcttctcatcctccctgGTGTTCATTTGAAGACAAGGTTTGTAAGCGTGGGGGTTCTTTTCTGGTGTGTCCCCGTCGAGAGCGTTTTGTAATGCAGGGATCGTGCCAGCGCCCCGCCTGACCGGATGTGTCCTTCTTCTGCTCGTATCATCAGAGACAACAGTAACCTGCAACAGGCCAACCGCAAACTGGAGCGCAAGGTCAAGGAGATGATGATGCAGATGGAGGACGAGCACCTGTCTGTGCAGACGCAGAAGGACCAGGTGAGTGTTCCAACACCTGGCTGCAAACACCCAGGGTCAACCGGTGTTGCCAAGAGACTTGATTCGGGCTTGGATGGGACGACCTCCTCACTGTCTCACCTGGGCGCCCTCTCCTGTGCAGCTCACCCAGAGGCTGAAGACCGCCAAGAGGCAGATGgatgaggcggaggaggagattgaGCGGTTGGAACACGCCAAAAAGAAGCTGCAGAGAGACCTGGACGAGCAGGCAGAGAGCAGCGAGGAACTGCAGAGCCAGCTCCACGCTCTGCGCAACGAAATGCGGtgatccgtctgtccgtctgtctgtgttaATGCCCGATGTTTAATGATTCATCTTGTATACTAATTACCTGAAAGCTTTGCTCTTAATGACAACAAATGTTACAATTTTACTCCACCAGGCGGAAGGGGAAATCGGCCCCGCTGATGATGATCGTGGAAGATCACGTGGACGACGTAGATGACTGCATCTCTGACTGAACGATGCAACTTGAACGACTGGAAAGATGAGAAGCAGTCATTCTGTCTCAGGTGTGAGGAGCCCTGCCTGTACAGCCTCGTGGACAACACTCACTAACTGCCTGTTTCTTGTTGTGAATTCTTAATGTTTTGCTTAGAGTGGCCTCTAGTGGGCATTTCTAAACTGCATTTCTAAACACCTATTGATGTACCTCCAGAGAAACCAGTGAGGAGACACTAGTGGAACAAATGGAGCAACGTTGACAACATGATGAAACACAATAAGCTTGTCGTATTTCAAAAATTTGATCGTTTAAAATACGTACTTAATCATGATGGGATGTATTTAACTTCAGTCAGTAGAGTGAAGTGGACATGCTGAATAATAATTGTTTAAAGTCCCTAAACCTCTAATCCAACTATGGCTGTGTTTGCCTTTTGTAGGAATGTCCTGTTCCATACTGTTTGTATGCATGACTGCACTTTTCATAGAGTATCTGCAAAGCAGAATACTGCACTGTTGACAGGAATGCATCTCATAACTGTAAAACTACctaaattaaaatgtatttttcaaattgacacatacagtactgtacccttgGGCCTCCAATCCATGACTCCATGGATGTGCACTGTGAGGGTGGTGAACACGAACAAACAGGTCGATGGGGTGTTGAATGGGTGTctagtggggggtgggggtggggggggtctggtGAACTCCAGAGGTTTCCGAGTGTGTTAGTCAACTGTCAGTCCTGGCTGCAGAGGTAGCACAGAAGCACATGGAGATAAAACACAAGAGAACGATGAGGCAGCATTGTGCTCTGAAGCATGGGATACTCAAGGAGTTCTTGGCTGAATTTCTTGGGACTTTCGTCTTGGTTGTAAGTAAAGCTTGATGTTCGAGctaacttttattttgaaatgttgacgTTTTTTGTATGCCGTTGCTTCTCAACGTTGATCCAGTGGGTGTTGTGGTGGTCACTTTCCTGTCAATTTAaattaaaatgtgtttgtttgttcgttGTCTCGCTCCATCTGTGTGTTAGCTGTTCGGCTGTGGCTCTGTGGCTCAGTCTGTCCTGAGTCGCAATGCCCTGGGGGAGCCGCTTACCATCCACATCGGCTTCTCTGTTGGACTGATGATGGCAGTATATGTGGCAGGTGGAGTGTCAGGTAAATCAAAATATTAGAGTCATCACAAATATCTCAGGTTGGGGCTATTCAGAGTTGTCAACTCTGTACCAACTCTGTTCCATTTGAAGTTTTTTATGTCGTAGACGGCTTTGCTTTCAGCTTTGAGTATAGCTTCATCGTGATTTGCTTGCTGAGTAGATGAAAATAAGTTTAACCTAATCAATTaaactttgtagttttggtGGAGACCAAATCAAACAGAGCAGCTAATTTGTAGTTGTATGTTCAGAGAGCGTGGCATAAAAGCTTGCATGTGCAATATTATGTAATGAATGGATTGATATTAATTGGAGCTGGCAAAGATCAATTCCCCTCGACCTGGGGTATTGGCATTCAGTTAAATCAATGGGAGATGACATCTTTATTTCAAGGATCGTGAAGTGCTTTTCAAAATTTTCTATTATCTGTGATAGATACAATCCATACTGTATACACAGTTTATGTCATTAAAATGACTAATAAGTGAAGCAGACTTAGTGTTTTGCCAGGGTAACAAAGTAAATAAAGTTTTCTTATTACATTAGAATTAGCTGTTTCCTGCCATGTGCCACCGTTAGTCCAGTCATACTTATACTCGAGTCAGGGAGAACGTGCCAGACGTCATCCAGATCCGATGGATGAGAGCTGGCCATTGATTTTTCATCCCCGGCACATTTGAAGTGTTGGCTTCATTGAGGTCATCCATAACCCCAGGCTCTAAACTCCCTGTGAGCTCCATCGATCTCCCCCATGTCCATCTTTCTATGAAAGCATCCAGCCCAAACGCCCCTCACAGGAAACTGTTGACAAACACGCAGAGCCACACTGTGACTTTTCGAAAGGGCTGTTTCTTGTTTTACATTAACTCACAGTTCCTTATCTTCTCGAACTCAGTGACATTCTTGTGAGATGTTTATAACAGAAGCCTGAAGCGCTGCTGTTTCCTACTGCTGGCTCTTGTGGCTCCGCCCCCCAATTAGGCCGGcttccccaccccacctccctctcactGTCTGCTCTGCACTCCGTCTCAGGGGCCCACGTGAACCCTGCCGTGTCCCTCGCCATGGTCATCCTGGGAAAGCTCAAGTTCTGGAAGTTTCCCCTCTATGTGATCGCTCAGTTGTTGGGGGCCTTCACTGGGGCTGCAGCAGTCTTCGGACTGTACTATGGTGAGGTTTCTGTTTTTAGCTAACATACCCCGATTTACTCCCCAATGTGCCCCATGGAGCAGATGGCACAATAAACCATTACAGCACATTAGGCAACTTTGAAGCCACAGGACATGTTTAAAGATTTCGGGACACATCGGGTCAATTGGGTTAATTCCTTACCAGGGGtatcttcacaaacactcttTGTAGATGACTTTTTATCCCATTTTACTTTCGAATatatgtgtttatttgtgtcgaGCATTATTGAGCATCTATTTGACTGTGAAGATGAACAACATTGACCGATGCTCAAGCGACTGAACTGCTTCTGTCACACTGTCACCTGTGAAGATGCCTTTATGGAGTACACTAACGGGATCCTGTCAGTGACGGGGATCAACGCTACGGCTCACATCTTTGCCTCCTACCCTTCCAGGCACCTGTCCGTCCTCGGGGGATTCAtagaccaggtgagacaggaTCGGGGACATATGACCCCTGTGTTGTTCCAGTTCcgtcattaaccctcgtgctgccttcgggtcacatgacccaaaggttcataacgaaccatcgttgtgtttacccaattttacccaatacaaaaacaaattaaaataattttattttaacctttgcaatgtggggggtctgagacagcccaacggttaaaagaaaatgcttcactttgtctttgtatgcggtaaatctgtcgcaatacgacggtgggtcacaatgactgatgggtcagaatgacccgaagataacacaagggttaaataacccCCTTTTCTTTTCAGGGAAATGTGGTTAATGCAAATTGATTGTCCTACTTTCTCACAGAGCACCCTTCTCATTAGCTGAGTTTTGGGTGTAATGACCCATTTTCTGACTCTGGATGTTCAGTTCTACACTTAGCTCCATTTATGGTTGTTCCGGATCCTTCAAAAACAAACAAGTGTTATGTAGTGTGGAACCAATGAGTGGTGTAACCACGTCAATGGCTCCCTCGATCTGAATCCCGTGACTAAACTAAATACCAGACGTTCTATAAAACGGacaaaactctctctctctctctctctctctctctctctctctctctctctctctctctctctctcctctacctcaggTGGTGGGGACAGGGATGCTGGTGATGTGCATCCTGGCCATCATCGATGGCAAGAACATCGGAGCCCCCAGAGGAACGGAGCCACTGGCCATCGGCCTGATCATCATGGCCATTGGGGTGTCCATGGGCCTGAACTGTGGCTACCCCTTGAACCCGGCCCGGGACCTCGGGCCCAGACTCTTCACTGCGGTGGCCGGATGGGGCATGGACGTCTTCAGGTGGCTTCACGTTCTGGTTATTCCCATCCTCTCCCTAGTGGACGAGCTGCCTCGGTTCAGTTGGCTCCCCTGCTATATAGGGTTTTCCGTTGACATTTGCTAAGCAAAAAACACATGTTGAAATCGATTCCGGTGTTATATAACCTCACATGCATTCATCCCATGCAGTCAATGCTGACAAATGATCCAGTCACCTGCTTGTAGTGTGCTATGGTGGGCCTCTGTCCCCTCTATTGAATTATAGTGAAAGTCTATGGTTGTTGGCTGCCCTTGTCAAAACCAAACAGTCATGTAAAACTA
Coding sequences within:
- the LOC134021563 gene encoding cingulin-like protein 1 isoform X1, with protein sequence MESPYKQHSPRGSLQSDSAGQFGVRVQVQGIKGHPYVVVNNGAKDPCCSGSQECLRDVSVVGLQSENGLAMVRGSPLGSPSWDRRSALKQGQYGSQGEFPRSPTVFHYQRYPELLRPYDPDNSFPAPSPTHMGHSHMIPKFRDAQARMPKARIPLPAEGSVEADSQPQSQPQSQPQSQPQSQPQTQSQSHPQSQPQTHRQTQPQPQTQPQSQPQSQPQSQPQSQPQSQPQSQPQSQAFTPGRAPRDQAEATRMSPSSLEPEPIPSVGRLIDQFDRPQRRGRCGRRGRIDPEDQRRSRSVDSSQPSNPSSLSAIRGETPGGSSVPGSPRARFFTGEVPMLAHRRGDSKSTTLLFRGQEDKEQPSPRAVKVLYRGDKPSLSTTSNTTDDSTEERDTQVTPDLLKGWEELLPQPNAETTKQILYTYLKDGTTDNDSTTQKKVNLVFDRIDQLKWKTAEKVEAENKDFAAEAKALQEKGETLERQVSELKKQLEDETLNEKSLADACMKAKENVKGLQEELETRQHELSKLRDRLAEMETELQTTKHELVQLKAERDKSRMEMKDLQQQLSEMHDELDQAKKSEADRIEDEVLLKDMAQLRLEFQEVLQEQEEQEEVLRWRERELTALKGALKEEVETHDKDMVSLRAEYEKEFQELRLLVEKVKESNCLLGREKARVVEESGAAQEQVMEMTQEREQLRGQVQDLEREVDHLNHMIQESRALENQLEERSNQLRKEKRHVEETLMQVREKEEELCQANHALAVRLEYIQSEFTQLNHEHRDTKEKLKEEKRQTEDLRRRQSGLEEERQLQDRCVEQLQKQMSDLVVQCETSTDRLQAQIDEARETSFRELAALQKQLQEKGVELEKSRQSANKLQEELCTLEEDLKRCRRDRDTAQETSRQLGRRVEEVEERGTAAQDEQAKQVKVLEGRISQLEEDLSEERTTADLLMNRVDKGKEQLEKMRSELLQERAARQDLECNKITLERQNKDLKGRVSYLEGSQKANQDGLVSKLVARVQELEEKLQGEERDNSNLQQANRKLERKVKEMMMQMEDEHLSVQTQKDQLTQRLKTAKRQMDEAEEEIERLEHAKKKLQRDLDEQAESSEELQSQLHALRNEMRRKGKSAPLMMIVEDHVDDVDDCISD
- the LOC134021563 gene encoding cingulin-like protein 1 isoform X2, encoding MESPYKQHSPRGSLQSDSAGQFGVRVQVQGIKGHPYVVVNNGAKDPCCSGSQECLRDVSVVGLQSENGLAMVRGSPLGSPSWDRRSALKQGQYGSQGEFPRSPTVFHYQRYPELLRPYDPDNSFPAPSPTHMGHSHMIPKFRDAQARMPKARIPLPAEGSVEADSQPQSQPQSQPQSQPQSQPQTQSQSHPQSQPQTHRQTQPQPQTQPQSQPQSQPQSQPQSQPQSQPQSQPQSQAFTPGRAPRDQAEATRMSPSSLEPEPIPSVGRLIDQFDRPQRRGRCGRRGRIDPEDQRRSRSVDSSQPSNPSSLSAIRGETPGGSSVPGSPRARFFTGEVPMLAHRRGDSKSTTLLFRGQEDKEQPSPRAVKVLYRGDKPSLSTTSNTTDDSTEERDTQVTPDLLKGWEELLPQPNAETTKQILYTYLKDGTTDNDSTTQKKVNLVFDRIDQLKWKTAEKVEAENKDFAAEAKALQEKGETLERQVSELKKQLEDETLNEKSLADACMKAKENVKGLQEELETRQHELSKLRDRLAEMETELQTTKHELVQLKAERDKSRMEMKDLQQQLSEMHDELDQAKKSEADRIEDEVLLKDMAQLRLEFQEVLQEQEEQEEVLRWRERELTALKGALKEEVETHDKDMVSLRAEYEKEFQELRLLVEKVKESNCLLGREKARVVEESGAAQEQVMEMTQEREQLRGQVQDLEREVDHLNHMIQESRALENQLEERSNQLRKEKRHVEETLMQVREKEEELCQANHALAVRLEYIQSEFTQLNHEHRDTKEKLKEEKRQTEDLRRRQSGLEEERQLQDRCVEQLQKQMSDLVVQCETSTDRLQAQIDEARETSFRELAALQKQLQEKGVELEKSRQSANKLQEELCTLEEDLKRCRRDRDTAQETSRQLGRRVEEVEERGTAAQDEQAKQVKVLEGRISQLEEDLSEERTTADLLMNRVDKGKEQLEKMRSELLQERAARQDLECNKITLERQNKDLKGRVSYLEGSQKANQDGLVSKLVARVQELEEKLQGEERDNSNLQQANRKLERKVKEMMMQMEDEHLSVQTQKDQLTQRLKTAKRQMDEAEEEIERLEHAKKKLQRDLDEQAESSEELQSQLHALRNEMR
- the LOC134021603 gene encoding aquaporin-9-like, translated to MEIKHKRTMRQHCALKHGILKEFLAEFLGTFVLVLFGCGSVAQSVLSRNALGEPLTIHIGFSVGLMMAVYVAGGVSGAHVNPAVSLAMVILGKLKFWKFPLYVIAQLLGAFTGAAAVFGLYYDAFMEYTNGILSVTGINATAHIFASYPSRHLSVLGGFIDQVVGTGMLVMCILAIIDGKNIGAPRGTEPLAIGLIIMAIGVSMGLNCGYPLNPARDLGPRLFTAVAGWGMDVFSTADNWWWIPVAGPMAGGVAGALVYFLFIELHHTQPEKPHEEEEEEDDEEEDEDSSLKDKYEMITMS